A stretch of DNA from Juglans microcarpa x Juglans regia isolate MS1-56 chromosome 5D, Jm3101_v1.0, whole genome shotgun sequence:
GCGCCACCTTATGGCGTCACCGACCACCTCATCGGCTTCTCCTCATGCCAGCGACCAAACCCCATTGTTGAAACCCCTTTGCAGCTTCTTCCCCAGCCCACAAGTTTCGAAAAAGAAACTTGtgaaaaatcagaaaataaaaagaaagatagaCGTGACGATTTTTACAGATCTAGAGATCTGTAAGCATTCGAAAAAAATGGCCATACAAGAGTTGGACATCGGCGTGAGTTGGAAAGGGGACGTGGGGCGGCGTTTTGGgtctggagagagagaggggggaagaGGGAAGACGAAAAAAAGAGGGAGCTAGCACACAAACAGAATAAAACCATTCCCTTCAGATGACTAAAAGACAAATATATCCCTAAACTACATGGAAACACATGCACTAACTTAATTAACAGAATGCTAAAATTGGCAAGAAAAACATAAACggaagaaaaaaatggatgGACAAAGTGTATTGTTCATTACTGTAGTGGCTTGATAGCCGCTTATTATAATCGAAtagatatatgtgtgtgtgtatatacatatatatatatatatgtccacTAGATCAATAaattggttatatatatatagatcccCTTTTAtaggttattattattttttatcaagaaAGAATGCTAAAAGTTGATATCgaattattaaaactttttttgttCAAGCACATATAAAACCTACTAAGAAAATCCCCATACTATTGAGTTAATATTtgcaaaaatgtatttattattatttttatcatcatcttctcaaCATCTATTGATGTGATATTGAATGATTactaatgttagatacagtcatgaGTTGTGCAAATGTTGCTCACTCCTTTTGGAAAAAAGTAGAGTCCaccattagaaaattaatttttcatgagagccacatatttattcatttttttcaaaaggagcgTGCGACACTTGTGCActttatgactgcaaatataatttctcattatataaatttataatcaataATTTTGCAACTAATAGTATTTACCTTTTCTCTTATGAGAGATGTTCGGAAATCCAACTCACATACCTCATTCAACCACCTTATCATATatagagtagtgctacatatatttacattttacctataattttacttacatcactcattttgttagttttcttttaaaatttagattttgaattttgaattttataattttcagcatattaaTAACTGATATGTGGATAAGTAAgtttttttaagtacatttagcattttccctatacaatatatataaataattctactcgtcatcctctcatcattctataatatgatattaaataatttgagattatttattatgttttacttgtaaatttatcatttaagagaaatgatatttttagttCTAGGGTGTTCAAGCCATGCGcactcatttgaaaaaagtggacaAATCaaggacccacatgaaaaaataatttttttaatggtggacctgatcatttttctaaaaagaagTATGCGAGACTTGCACACCCAGTGACAGAACCAGCAATTGTGTTGAAGGAGGACCAACATTTTTACTGTGTAACACATTTAAGTTAAGAGTAATAATAGATACAGTTATAGGATGTGAAAACACTAcacactctctttgaaaaaagagtaagatctattattaaaaaataatttttttcatgtgagttatAGAATtacctacttttttcaaaaggagtagGTGGGGCTTGCACATCTTAGGACTGCCAACTTTCATTTCtcttatgtaaattaaaaatagattgacaaatcataaaatataactacatataaaagtgtatatatatatatatatctcggTAATTTGCTACTtacatgtagaaataaaattataaaaacacatGTTTCGAggaataatattcatctattgttatttttgtaataaaatatttagaatttatttttttcatataaactaTCAAGAGATCTTTTAGAATATCATCTTTTATTCTAGTATATAAGCTACTTTATCAGATTTCGTATAAAATCTAGATATTAACAtatcacattaaacatataatgcTATAATTGAAAGTTTAAGTCAATTCTTTTCTTActcaatgaagtctagaggataaaatctcgtaactatttttcatatagatcatcgactttaaataatttttcttatattttcattttggattccatattaagaagcccaatattatataataacaaattttgggatccatattaataagtttattatttctcttaaacttAGTTTTAAGTTTAGTTTTGAAGAGgtcacatccttgaaaataaataatatatagaaattaaataaaattttgggactataagaaaaaaaactagaaagatGCATTTTtaggtatattgaaattttaaagagTATAtggagattataaattttttttttttggggggggggggggggggggattttctatatttatagaattatgtATAAAATCTAGGGGGTATATTGTGTTTTCAAAAAGTGGTTGGGGGGggggattatctaaattaaaaatattttttaatgaagttacacaattatattaactgatttgaaatgaatagtaaaatagtcGTAAAAGAATTATAGTTGTACTTGTAAAAGTAAGACAATAAACTCTTATAATTTCACTTTAATACGGTCGATGAAAGTAAGACATGAAATATCAGTATATTTagccagaaaataaaaaaagaagaagtaaatatacatagccaaaaaaaaaaaaaaaccatagtGTATAGGTCATCCCATGCACATCAACCACAAAAAAAGTCATTACGTTCAACGaagtagaaaatgaaagataatgtATTTAGGccaaagtttttgtttttgtttttttttttttttttttttgatcgggtATTTAGGCCAAAGTTGGAAAAGGTAACGGGCAGTATAGGAGGATTTTATAATCCTTTTAATTTCACTTTAAaaattatggaagaaaaaaaaagaaaatagttgaatttttttttttataaacaaattatttcttTGTGATAATAATTCAAACTATAATGGGTGGGAGTTACGACCATCACTCCAAAATTTCTAAACCTTGTGCTAAATagtgtaaaaagaaaatattgggaGTGGTAATTGGGATTAATGGAGTAGCTTAGGTTCCATGCTCTTTTGGCCAATAAATTGCAGTATGGTTCAAGAAAAGACCAACTATAAAGGTAATTTTTTAGACAGTTTTCGAAGAGGTTTGTCCAAAATTTCTATGGAAGCAGTGAAAGATTGTTGTAGTTGTCGTAACAATTCTGAATTAATTGTTGCAATTGATGAAGTCTCTGCAAATGCCgcacactttttaaaaaatagtaaaggtCTACTTTTGCACAACCCATGCATGACTGAATTAATTGTTGCTAATTTCATGGCCGGTAGATTAGAGAGCCTATAACTTTGCATGCTTAATTGAAGATGCTACTgtttattatctatttaatttGCTTGGGGTTTATTCACAAACGACAATTTCCTTCGTTTTTGAAGCTGAAGTCCTTATACCCGGTTTACAATCGAACATGGTCATATCGTTAGGAACTAAGTAGAAGTAATTATATAATCTTTATACAATGGTAAACATCATTTCAGACCATTTCCAAGCTTTATTTCGAAGAAGCCGCATATCCATCTCCCTAATATTGAAGAAATGtataaatgtaaatatatttgtaagCCCGGATGCTGCATGACAAATGTCTGGAGAACGCCACAGACGCTATCGTCTGAGGAGATTTTGGAGAGGGGAGAAGAGGCAAATGACTTGGGGGGAGACgaatttgaaatgaatattTGTTTCTATCCTTTCCAAAATGTGTCATGTAggttacaaaagaaaaaagatattcCGAGTTGGCCGGTGTAAGAACTCCAAGTAGAAGAACtctgtgtatgtatgtgtgtgtatcaaAAAATGCTATTTGTATCCGGCAAGAGTATCCCCGCATACCCGTGGTTACACATGGGATTAGTGAACCGGTGCGTTCGCACCATCATTTTGTAGAGTCTAGAAAAATCTTCACTCAATATTTCTTCTCTGGATTTCTCAAGGAATGATTTCATTTCTGTCATACCAGATAACATTGGTGATTTCAGCAGCATACCTCCAAGTTCTAGATCTGTTTTATTTCATCCATTTTTTTCCAATCACATGCACATAGAAACACCCACACGAAGCCAATGAATAGAGATACACGGTTGTATCAAATCTCATATTTGTAAGATATTCTATTGTAaatttttctctgttttctcaGCAAACCAAACACACCGTTACAGACTATTGCGTGattttcctctgttttctcagcaaccaaattGACTATTACGGACTATTACGTGATTTCCCTTTGTTTTCTCTACAACCAAACATTGTTACAGGAACTTGTTCTTATTCAGATGGAGAAGCAGCACGAGCCTACGAGACTGTTTCTTGTCCATGGCTTTCTATAGTTTCAAATACTAGGCCatagaagataataaaaaaaaaaggaaaaaacaataaaacttataaaCGTGTAAGAGAAGTGATGGAGGATTTGCCTCTGAGACTGAGACCCCATTTTTTTGGGATTGAGGATTTGCCTCTGAGACCCCATTTTGGCGCTGTCTGGAATGGTAAAGTTAAAATCGTACCATGTCAGCCGATTCCCCAACAAGTACCTAACGCCAGGTACTTATAGCAGAACtggtgtgtgtctatatatttatatatatatatatatatatatatatatatatatcactcaAGAACCTACAACTCAAGTAGTTGATTTTGAGtcataaaaattgatttatcatcatttttatcatcatcatcatctcaatatctcttgatgtgacattaaatgttagatttataagtaaaatataataaatagtttcaaATAATTTAGTTCCACATCATGAAATAATGGAAGAACGATTGTAAAACGGATGATGAGTTGTAATATTAAGTGagatttagatattgagatgagatgagatgattttagataaaagttgaaagttgaataaaatattgttaaaatatattttttaatattattattgttttgaaatttgaaaaagttgaattgtttattatattttatatgaaaatttgtaaaaattataattattagatgagatgagatgagattaaatgggTTGAGATAGTTTTGATATCCAAACCTATAAACCGACCAACCAACTAAATTCActccctaaaaaataaaataaaaagaaaagaatagaaaaatggAAAGTTTTAGGGCCGAGTAGGGATGAGCAAGGTCTGGGCTGGCCCGCTGGGATAGGAAGACTATTAGAGCCCGAGAAGGTCCACGGTCACGCGACTCAAAACTAGTAATAGTAGGCTACCTTAGCAAGACAACTCGAGAAAATCGAGTGGGGAACCTCGGGAGGAGTTAGAGGAGAAGTTGCAGAATGGCCGGAAATGGACGTAAAGCACTGGTATTGTCGTTGTTTTTGTTACTTTCACTGTCACTGTCATCGATCTCCATTGCTTACAGGCCCGGAGACATCGTTCCCATGAGCAAGATGGGTCAATACCACTCTGTACGTACTCTTAGCCCCCCCACCCCATCAATACATCcttatgatcatatatatgttatatgtgGTTTTTGATCCAATTTAATGCTCAATGCATCCACGTATTGCTGATTTCAGTCGAGGACTGTGTGGCAAGATGTGATTGGTCGACATTGCCCAACATTCGCTGTTAATCGTGAGGTACCTTTCGAATTTTTTCATTTAGGGTTTcctattttattgttggactcATAATTCGGTATTTTAAAATGTTACGTTGTCTTGTATGCTGCGTAGGCTTTGATTCCGATACAGAAGCCGGTTGGTTACACTGGAGCTGATCCGTACAAAATGTGAGAAAATTAATAGGCTTTtctgggtttttatttttttggtttttgttattCTTAACCGATGCGGGAATTCATGTTCATAAAAGTATAATTTCGCGTGCAGATCATTTCAAGTTggaagagaaaagtttctgATTCCATGGCTTCTTGTGGTAAATCGTAAGAGTTCTGAGGTTCCTATGATCGATGTGCATCTGGTGAGAATGTACTCTAGTTAAATCAGCAGTTCTCATGATTACTATGTCGTCATTTTGAGCATCTTATAGATGGTGACTGTTTAAGAAGCTGTAATGGAAATATGAACATGATCCTCTAGATTTTTCATGACAACTTTACagtagaattgttttttttttttatcggaaCTTTAAGGGAGAATTCTGAAACAtcaataatcaaaatttaataaaatacttcAGGTTTTGCCATTCTAGCTATTTACTGGTTTAGAGAATATTTCATTGTACCTCAAGAAGTTGTATGCTGATATAGAAGAATTTAAACCGTTTTATAAAACTTAATGTTTAGGATTTGTATGAACTCTAACAAATTCATGCTACTCACTTGTATCCAATGCAGAGGTACTCGGGAAGTGATTTGCATGGCATCACCGCCAAAGTTGTGGATATGCCTCACCATTGTATGGATTTTGGCATAGTTACTTATCATGAGATTTCTgtatatattacttataaaaacaaatgagatgtCCCTATTTATTGTGTCTTCCTCTATATAAGTTTGCTAACTAAAAGAAACTCGTgaagaaatttctatttttcatttctgATTGAATCCTAATAATTTTGattgtttctattaaaaatgtGCATATAACTAGTTGTTTCTCAAAGTGTTGTGATCTATAGCCCGACTATCTTGTCTTGATTATGTCTTTATGATTTCTGAGGTTGAATAAGTCTGGTGGGCCAGTGGTGGGTATTGTCTTATACACAAGTCAGTGCGTTGAAAATAACAAGACGTTATTGTTGGTTTCTTTatagagcttagtacccaatacATGCTTTGGgtgaatattttttctttggcaTTATGATTCACTATTCTGCTGTGCCTTTAGGGCCCAAGTTAAGTCAAAAACTACCTAGACTGCAAAAGAGAGCAGactttgacatatatatatatatatttataagtagcAGCCTTTGACATCTTTCTACTAATAATTTTGATTGtttcttatttaaatttcaaagtaCACTTTCATctgttatatgttttttttttataagtaaataaattatattaatcaaagaataggcaaagcctcGTTTAGAACAAAGAATGCCCTAACTACGTAGAagtaatagaaacaagaaaatcatgaaggtcTAGGCCATTAAAATTAACGGTGCTGGCCCAAATACAAAGAGTTCTAATAAATAAAGCTTTAAGTTCCTCCATTGATCTCTCCAGTTGTCCTCGAATGTTCGTTCATTACGCTCctgccatagacaccacatgatgcaGATGGGGATCATCTTGCATACAACCTTTATCTGTTGATTGCCTCTTAAGTCTGTCCAACTGGCCAATACCGCCACTACTGTCTCTGGCATGACCCAAATTAAGTTTAGTATGCTTAAAACCTCATTCCATAACCCTCGGGCTACCAAACAATGTAGAAGaagatggtccacagattctACCCCAATCATACACATACAATACCAATCTGCGATGATCACCCTTtctttcctcaaattatcagtaGTGGGGATCTTACCTTGGGAAGCGGTCCACACAAAAAATGCTGCTTTGGGAGGCCCCTTATGTTTCCAAAGTCTTTTCTATGGAAACTGAACAAGAGACTCTTGTGTAAGGGACTTGTAAAACGATCGAACCGAGAACATGCCTTCCCCTGTAGGTATCCACCACAATAAATCTTCATGCTGGTTTCTTGGTTTTGTTGAGTACAAAAGTCTAAAAAAGGCTTCAAAACTGTTCATTTCCCAGTCTTGTGCCGCCCTACTAAAAATGATGTCCCACTGAATTTGTTCCCCCACTAGCACCATGACTTCCGCCACTTATGCATCTTTGGCACTTGTGTGAAGGAAATGACTCCTTTAGGGCACAATTACCACACCAAGTATCATACTAGAATTTGATCCCGGCCCCCTCTCCTAGACAGAGTCTTTTGTGGCGAGAAAAGAcctcccatcctcttcttatatgTTTTCACAACCCCATTCCATATGCCCCTCTCACTTCATTAGTacaccatccccccccccccccccccccccccccatgagCTATCATATTTGTTCTCAATCACCAACTTTCATAGAGTTTCTGGTTCTTtatggtatctccacaaccatttcccgaGTAGAGCCCGATTGaaaattcttaaatttctaattcCCAAACCACCAGTGGAGAGAGGACTACATACCTTTTCCCACCTGACtagatgaa
This window harbors:
- the LOC121264006 gene encoding uncharacterized protein LOC121264006, with product MAGNGRKALVLSLFLLLSLSLSSISIAYRPGDIVPMSKMGQYHSSRTVWQDVIGRHCPTFAVNREALIPIQKPVGYTGADPYKISFQVGREKFLIPWLLVVNRKSSEVPMIDVHLRYSGSDLHGITAKVVDMPHHYLETHPNISKQFWDPQHWPKHVLVRYTWEEESEIDVTSGFYALLGSGLVLSFILSIYILQSSRDKLARFVRETVAESSIPGGEVAKVE